A single Anaerolineae bacterium DNA region contains:
- a CDS encoding response regulator: MPTESLDPSKYVILIVDDEAIARDIFEGYLAAEGYHLVSVNSGWQALKYLEQNQVDLVLLDVMMPHMDGFEVCTRLKSNARWRQIPVILTTAFWNQEQMDRGVAAGAESFLPKPVNGNVLRTQIRLLLQPQ, translated from the coding sequence ATGCCAACCGAGAGTCTAGATCCCTCCAAATACGTGATCCTGATTGTAGACGACGAGGCCATAGCCCGAGACATTTTTGAAGGATACCTGGCGGCTGAAGGGTATCACCTTGTTTCGGTGAACAGCGGCTGGCAGGCCCTAAAGTATCTTGAGCAGAATCAAGTGGACCTTGTTTTGCTAGATGTGATGATGCCCCACATGGATGGCTTTGAAGTGTGCACGCGCCTCAAAAGCAATGCGCGTTGGCGGCAGATCCCTGTAATTCTGACCACAGCTTTTTGGAATCAGGAACAAATGGACCGCGGTGTGGCCGCCGGCGCCGAGAGCTTTTTGCCCAAGCCCGTTAACGGCAATGTTTTGCGAACGCAAATTCGCTTACTATTACAGCCCCAATAA
- a CDS encoding MFS transporter has translation MTTKPLALTDHSLIVTLKNLRGNVRGCVYTEPLWGIPYNLYAPYASVYMLAFGLADSQIGLIASIGLFCQIFWAMMGGPITDKLGRKRTTLVFDLIGWSVPCLIWAVAQNFTYFLVAAIINSVWRITSNSWQCLMVEDTDPRLLVDVYSWVYIAGLMAAFVSPFTGLLIEQFSLIPTMRGLYLLAFVMMTAKFVIMNALVTETQQGQARMQATRGRPVFAVLREYPAVIKQIWRAPATLFTAGLMIILGIGMLINNTFWAILVTEKLQIAPQYLALYPFAKSVTMLMFFFLIMPRLRGLDVHRPMIVGFTGLALSQLLLINIPVQHYWLLLVATVLEGCSIPLASTLLDKLLIVTVDPSERARIMALLYVTVIVFTTPFGWIAGQMSEANRNLPFALNIVLLSLAGLLAYLAGRLAKRQVEQPTPLEFDIPAGQDYK, from the coding sequence TTGACCACCAAACCATTGGCCTTAACCGACCACTCCCTGATTGTCACCTTAAAAAACTTACGCGGCAACGTGCGCGGCTGCGTTTACACCGAACCGTTGTGGGGGATTCCCTACAACCTGTACGCGCCGTACGCCTCGGTGTATATGCTGGCCTTTGGCCTGGCCGACAGCCAGATTGGCCTGATTGCCAGCATTGGCCTATTCTGCCAGATATTTTGGGCCATGATGGGCGGCCCGATCACGGATAAACTGGGCCGCAAACGCACCACCCTTGTGTTTGACCTGATTGGCTGGAGCGTGCCTTGCCTCATCTGGGCCGTGGCCCAAAACTTTACCTATTTTTTGGTGGCCGCCATCATCAACAGCGTTTGGCGGATCACGTCAAACTCGTGGCAGTGCCTGATGGTAGAGGATACCGATCCCCGGCTGCTGGTTGACGTTTATTCCTGGGTTTACATAGCCGGGCTGATGGCCGCCTTTGTCTCCCCCTTTACCGGGCTGCTCATTGAGCAATTTAGCCTGATCCCCACCATGCGCGGCCTGTACCTGCTGGCTTTTGTGATGATGACGGCCAAGTTTGTCATCATGAACGCTCTGGTCACCGAAACCCAACAAGGCCAGGCGCGCATGCAAGCCACCCGGGGCCGGCCCGTGTTTGCCGTGCTGCGCGAGTATCCGGCCGTGATCAAACAAATCTGGCGCGCCCCGGCCACCCTGTTTACGGCCGGGCTGATGATCATTTTGGGCATTGGCATGCTGATCAATAACACCTTCTGGGCCATTTTGGTGACGGAAAAATTGCAGATCGCGCCCCAATACCTGGCTCTATACCCCTTTGCCAAATCCGTAACCATGTTGATGTTTTTCTTTCTGATCATGCCCCGGCTGCGCGGGCTGGACGTGCACCGGCCGATGATCGTTGGTTTTACGGGCCTGGCCCTCAGCCAGCTTCTCTTGATCAACATCCCCGTGCAACATTATTGGCTGCTGCTGGTGGCCACCGTTTTAGAGGGGTGCAGTATCCCCCTGGCCAGCACGCTGTTAGACAAGCTGCTTATTGTGACGGTAGACCCCTCGGAACGGGCCAGGATTATGGCCCTGTTGTACGTAACCGTGATTGTGTTCACCACTCCCTTTGGTTGGATTGCCGGGCAAATGTCGGAGGCCAATCGCAACTTGCCCTTTGCGCTCAATATTGTCCTGCTCAGCCTGGCCGGGCTGCTCGCTTACCTGGCCGGGCGACTGGCCAAACGCCAGGTTGAACAGCCTACTCCCCTGGAATTTGACATCCCGGCCGGGCAGGATTATAAATGA
- a CDS encoding dual specificity protein phosphatase family protein, whose translation MPSPHQLGLFHRGFDKFYPAIRFTYERILGHLWFSEVTPQLWLGGAPTYPRDYAVILAQKITAVVNIRAEREDETTFYDRHGITYVQYRVPDVTVPDEMTITRAVDWIKTQVNDGRVVLVHCAKGRGRSATLVAAYLMREEGLSFAAAKALMRLKRPLTKLESKHRRVLEAWLAKQII comes from the coding sequence ATGCCGTCCCCTCACCAACTGGGCCTGTTTCACCGGGGCTTTGATAAATTTTACCCGGCCATTCGCTTTACCTACGAAAGAATTTTGGGCCATCTCTGGTTTTCAGAAGTTACGCCCCAACTATGGTTGGGCGGCGCGCCCACTTATCCTCGTGATTATGCCGTTATTTTGGCTCAAAAAATTACCGCCGTGGTCAACATTCGCGCCGAGCGGGAGGATGAAACCACTTTTTATGACCGGCACGGCATCACCTACGTGCAATACCGGGTGCCGGATGTTACCGTGCCCGATGAAATGACCATTACCCGGGCCGTTGATTGGATCAAAACCCAGGTTAACGATGGCCGCGTGGTGCTGGTCCATTGCGCCAAAGGGCGGGGCCGCTCGGCCACGCTGGTGGCGGCCTACCTGATGCGGGAAGAGGGTTTGAGCTTTGCCGCGGCCAAAGCCCTGATGCGGTTAAAACGGCCCCTCACCAAATTGGAATCCAAACACCGCCGGGTGCTGGAGGCCTGGCTGGCTAAACAGATAATATAG
- the mgrA gene encoding L-glyceraldehyde 3-phosphate reductase — MLYLAANNRYDSMRYNRCGQSGLLLPAVSLGLWYNFGGVDPLENCRAMLRRAFDLGITHFDLANNYGPPPGSAEKTFGQIFKDDFVPYRDELIISNKAGYYMWPGPYGEWGSRKYLIASCDQSLKRTGLDYFDIFYSHRPDPNTPLAETMGALDYIVRSGRALYAGISTYNPAQTREAAKILRQLGTPCLIHQPRYNMFDRWIEDGLLEVLAEEGIGCICFSPLDQGILTDKYLGGIPDDSRAEKLDGNFNWGDRVTESRIAKVQKLNEIAQARGQTMAQLAVAWVLRRPQMTSALVGASRASQIEDSVAALKNLEFAPEELQAIEKILAE, encoded by the coding sequence ATGCTGTATTTAGCGGCAAACAATCGTTACGACTCAATGCGCTACAATCGCTGCGGCCAGAGTGGGCTGCTGCTGCCGGCTGTTTCATTGGGTCTGTGGTACAACTTTGGCGGGGTGGACCCGTTGGAAAACTGCCGGGCCATGCTGCGCCGGGCTTTTGATTTGGGCATTACCCATTTTGACCTGGCCAACAACTACGGCCCCCCGCCCGGCTCCGCCGAAAAAACCTTTGGCCAGATTTTTAAAGACGATTTTGTCCCTTACCGGGACGAACTCATCATCTCCAACAAAGCCGGTTATTACATGTGGCCCGGCCCCTACGGCGAATGGGGATCGCGCAAGTATCTAATCGCCAGTTGCGATCAAAGCCTGAAACGCACCGGCCTGGATTATTTTGACATCTTCTACAGCCATCGCCCCGATCCCAATACCCCCCTGGCAGAAACCATGGGCGCGCTTGATTATATTGTGCGCAGTGGCCGGGCGCTGTACGCGGGCATCTCCACTTACAATCCCGCTCAAACCCGGGAGGCGGCCAAAATACTGCGGCAATTGGGCACGCCCTGCCTCATTCACCAACCTCGCTACAATATGTTTGACCGCTGGATTGAGGACGGCCTGCTTGAAGTGCTGGCCGAAGAAGGCATTGGCTGCATCTGTTTTTCGCCGTTAGACCAGGGCATTTTAACCGACAAATACCTGGGCGGTATCCCCGACGATTCACGCGCCGAAAAATTAGACGGCAACTTCAACTGGGGAGATAGAGTGACCGAAAGTAGAATAGCCAAAGTGCAAAAGCTCAATGAAATTGCCCAGGCTCGCGGCCAAACCATGGCTCAACTGGCCGTTGCCTGGGTGCTGCGCCGGCCGCAAATGACCTCGGCCCTGGTGGGGGCCAGCCGGGCCAGTCAAATTGAAGACAGCGTGGCCGCGCTGAAAAATCTTGAGTTTGCCCCTGAAGAGCTACAGGCCATCGAAAAGATTCTGGCAGAATAA